In a single window of the Mugil cephalus isolate CIBA_MC_2020 chromosome 6, CIBA_Mcephalus_1.1, whole genome shotgun sequence genome:
- the ttc22 gene encoding tetratricopeptide repeat protein 22 produces the protein METGSTEDIESLMEDMDYIPGHFHLELNLNCDPVGPVKLRHRDTHLKQESLRAELETEVVYLQYAIQNLQGLLAFHLEELDRAEEIFRSICKEDPGNLNAWANLGYVYDKLGRELDAAECVDKVSYLMGLNAGEASREETRVLAARCLAEQAYVHPYDVELDGEDDLRERLMAALTLYNRALVYGDDLISIEEKRSWYFKMAVIYVRLDDIIKTKADSEYSRLTHYNKGLKLLKETLESEKMQHKALAWCYIGIMLERKDEFSSVPMSVHDCGFSGSDPLSCFGTAINMASDDAFTLNLLARLFVLLGKHEMATGICNMALNVLPDPELNWQAYCTRAKINMVLYVRDLEKAKHHQGAIPDRQKLNEARKDLDKVLSVRPCLRTHLEMAQVYYYMGVDALQESLLVNENAVNSALVSLSHALQCELADSLPDLHVLRGRCLLMKGEEQNAADCFQRAMELERPGNTDTTALRCLLEALLALYMQEGPDPDSAVTQLELWVRKAEERYPQDLVNAELRNLYMTHTAEVTELSRALIKTGRLNLVRTLLDIVVPKQLAKRRQVARSFSYT, from the exons ATGGAGACTGGCAGTACCGAGGACATTGAGTCCCTCATGGAGGACATGGACTACATCCCTGGTCACTTCCACCTAGAACTTAACCTAAACTGTGATCCCGTTGGACCTGTGAAGCTACGACATCGGGACACTCATCTAAAACAGGAGAGTCTGCGAGCGGAGCTTGAGACCGAGGTGGTGTATCTACAATACGCCATCCAAAATCTTCAGGGCCTGCTGGCTTTTCACCTTGAAGAGCTGGACAGGGCAGAAGAAATATTCAG GAGCATTTGTAAAGAGGACCCTGGAAACCTCAACGCCTGGGCCAACCTGGGCTACGTGTACGACAAGCTGGGGAGGGAGCTGGACGCAGCGGAGTGTGTGGACAAAGTGTCCTATCTTATGGGCTTAAATGCCGGAGAGGCCTCCCGGGAGGAGACCAGGGTACTGGCTGCACGCTGCCTGGCCGAGCAGGCCTACGTGCATCCCTACGATGTGGAGCTGGACGGCGAGGACGACCTGAGAGAGAGGCTGATGGCAGCGCTGACACTTTACAATAGGGCACTGGTTTATGGAGATGATCTG ATTTCaatagaggaaaaaagaagCTGGTATTTTAAAATGGCAGTCATCTATGTAAG actgGACGACATCATAAAGACCAAAGCGGATTCTGAAtactccagactcactcactaCAACAAGGGACTGAAACTTCTCAAAGAAACACTGGAATCCGAGAAAATGCAGCACAAAG CTCTAGCCTGGTGTTACATCGGAATCATGTTGGAAAGGAAGGATGAGTTTTCTTCGGTGCCGATGTCAGTACACGACTGTGGCTTCTCAGGCTCTGATCCTCTGTCCTGCTTTGGAACC gcCATAAATATGGCCAGTGATGATGCATTCACCCTGAACCTTCTGGCCAGGCTCTTTGTTCTTCTGGGCAAACATGAGATGGCAACGGGGATCTGCAACATGGCCCTGAACGTGCTGCCAGATCCAGAGCTCAACTGGCAGGCTTACTGCACCCGTGCCAAG ATCAATATGGTCCTATATGTCAGAGACCTGGAGAAGGCAAAGCATCATCAGGGTGCAATCCCAGACCGACAGAAGCTAAACGAAGCTAGAAAGGACTTGGACAAGGTGCTCAGTGTACGTCCCTGCCTGCGAACTCATCTAGAAATGGCACAG GTTTACTACTACATGGGAGTAGACGCGCTCCAGGAGAGCCTTCTGGTGAATGAGAATGCGGTGAACAGCGCCTTGGTCAGTCTGTCTCACGCCCTGCAGTGCGAACTGGCCGACAGCTTGCCGGACTTGCATGTTCTCAGAGGGCGCTGCCTCCTAATGAAAGGCGAGGAGCAGAACGCCGCGGACTGTTTCCAACGGGCCATGGAGTTAGAAAGACCAGGGAACACAGACACCACAGCGCTGCGCTGCCTCCTAGAGGCTCTCCTTGCCCTGTACATGCAGGAAGGCCCCGATCCCGACTCTGCCGTCACCCAGCTGGAGCTGTGGGTGCGCAAGGCGGAGGAGAGGTACCCTCAGGACCTGGTAAATGCCGAGCTGAGGAACCTGTACATGACACACACGGCTGAGGTCACAGAGTTATCCAGGGCTCTGATTAAGACGGGACGGCTGAACCTGGTGAGGACGCTCCTGGACATAGTGGTGCCTAAACAACTGGCCAAGAGGAGACAAGTGGCTCGATCTTTCTCATATACATGA